A region of Salinibacter sp. 10B DNA encodes the following proteins:
- a CDS encoding TetR/AcrR family transcriptional regulator, translating to MSSPRNETESRILEAAQTVFVREGTREAKLKEIAEEADVNQALLHYYYRDKKTLADTVFEKVASEFFPQLEAILNADQTVEEKVRTFVPKYINLIQENPYLPSYIVGELNRTPAELKDRVRSLDLAPFEKLGPLDQQLKRRAEEGTLQPISAQQFVVNLVSLCVFPFIARPLLEAALGMERENFEHLLEDRKEAVPTFFLNAIQP from the coding sequence ATGTCTTCACCGCGCAATGAAACCGAGTCTCGCATTCTAGAGGCTGCCCAAACTGTGTTCGTCCGGGAGGGAACCCGCGAGGCCAAGCTCAAGGAAATCGCCGAGGAAGCCGACGTCAACCAGGCGCTTTTGCACTACTATTATCGCGACAAGAAAACCCTGGCAGATACGGTCTTCGAGAAGGTGGCATCGGAATTTTTCCCTCAGTTGGAGGCTATATTGAACGCCGATCAAACGGTGGAGGAGAAGGTGAGAACGTTCGTCCCGAAATACATCAATCTCATTCAAGAAAACCCCTACTTGCCGTCCTACATCGTGGGAGAGTTAAATCGAACCCCGGCAGAGTTGAAAGATCGGGTCCGATCATTAGATCTAGCCCCGTTCGAAAAGCTTGGCCCCCTTGATCAGCAACTGAAGCGGCGGGCCGAGGAGGGAACGCTCCAGCCCATCTCGGCCCAGCAGTTCGTGGTGAATCTGGTGTCCCTCTGCGTCTTTCCCTTCATTGCGCGCCCCCTTCTTGAGGCCGCGTTGGGGATGGAGAGGGAGAACTTCGAGCATCTCCTGGAAGACCGGAAGGAGGCGGTGCCGACATTTTTCCTCAATGCTATTCAGCCTTGA
- a CDS encoding TolC family protein — MAVVALAVGGAAGAYAQQGPTTQAGPSGAEPVATDASMTDSLTIERVVDQVLKTYPSIVASRKDVNAAEARVGQARSGYWPRVEAVGTYRRQDPVPEISVPGAPSGPNQSRGGRTVGIQPNNLYDGHLQVRQTLYDFGRTRARIGQAEAGRTAAERQVDTERSELAFQAIRVYYTTLLADARSRVQRRQIEQLEQTLKVVRRRQDAGAATEFEIQSTLSRLSEARSQLTRLQSQRKSQEAELGRLLGRASDDPPALSSALDSVVAVSSPVDVEALADSALLRHPLVQGAKARLRATRRQVQVADRSDAPTLALTAEGGVKNGYPADLNEPRLNHSVGLSLRVPLFEGFATERRVEEAEAEVQAAEARLADVRRQVETRVEQAASTLRARLDQLEATKMRLEQARMAAQLARTRYEAGTITNLELLEAETELRRARLARTEVQYEVVMGRYTLQRAAGTLLPFETPSP, encoded by the coding sequence ATGGCCGTGGTCGCGCTCGCCGTTGGGGGGGCGGCCGGGGCCTACGCTCAACAGGGGCCGACGACCCAGGCCGGACCGTCCGGGGCTGAGCCGGTTGCGACCGACGCGTCTATGACCGATTCGCTCACGATCGAGCGCGTGGTGGATCAAGTGTTGAAGACATATCCGTCGATCGTAGCGTCTCGAAAAGACGTAAATGCCGCGGAGGCCCGTGTTGGACAGGCCCGAAGCGGGTACTGGCCTCGGGTCGAGGCCGTGGGGACGTACCGCCGGCAGGACCCTGTGCCGGAAATTTCGGTGCCGGGGGCGCCCAGTGGACCGAATCAGTCTAGGGGGGGACGCACCGTAGGCATTCAGCCCAACAATCTGTACGATGGACACCTCCAGGTGCGGCAGACGCTGTATGACTTCGGGCGGACGCGGGCACGGATTGGTCAGGCGGAAGCCGGCCGCACTGCGGCCGAGCGACAGGTCGACACCGAGCGCAGTGAGCTGGCCTTCCAGGCAATCCGGGTCTACTATACGACGCTCCTCGCCGATGCCCGAAGTCGAGTTCAACGAAGACAGATCGAGCAGCTCGAGCAGACACTGAAGGTGGTGCGTCGTCGACAGGACGCCGGGGCGGCCACTGAATTTGAGATTCAGTCGACGCTCTCGCGGCTCTCGGAGGCTCGAAGTCAACTCACTCGTCTTCAAAGCCAGCGAAAGAGTCAAGAGGCCGAGTTGGGGCGGTTGCTCGGACGCGCCTCGGACGATCCTCCGGCGCTAAGCAGTGCCCTTGATTCAGTTGTCGCGGTCTCCTCGCCCGTTGACGTTGAGGCACTCGCCGACAGCGCGCTTCTTCGACACCCGTTGGTGCAGGGTGCGAAGGCACGCCTTCGGGCGACGCGTCGGCAGGTGCAGGTGGCCGATCGGTCCGACGCCCCGACCCTTGCCCTCACCGCAGAGGGCGGCGTAAAAAATGGCTATCCGGCTGATTTGAACGAGCCGCGGCTGAATCACTCCGTCGGCCTTTCGCTGCGCGTGCCCTTGTTCGAGGGCTTTGCCACGGAGCGCAGAGTGGAAGAGGCCGAGGCGGAGGTGCAGGCGGCCGAGGCCCGGCTGGCCGATGTGCGACGGCAGGTAGAGACCCGTGTCGAGCAGGCGGCCTCGACGCTTCGGGCGCGTCTCGATCAGCTGGAGGCGACGAAGATGCGCCTCGAACAGGCCCGTATGGCCGCTCAACTGGCCCGGACGCGCTACGAGGCCGGTACCATTACGAACCTGGAGTTGCTCGAAGCGGAAACGGAACTCCGTCGTGCCCGACTGGCCCGGACCGAGGTGCAGTACGAGGTCGTGATGGGGCGGTACACGCTTCAGCGCGCAGCCGGCACACTGCTTCCCTTTGAGACACCCTCTCCGTAA
- a CDS encoding HlyD family efflux transporter periplasmic adaptor subunit encodes MSSFRFSVLLASLLVFAVVLAGCNGEDEADAHGTFEADEVTVSSEAEGQLVRFSVEEGDRLAAAPLGKGRLTLRSSQEDPATGRTVVGLVDTTQLALQRRELRARRQSIRSKMASVTAEVEVRAEQLRAARRELERVRTLQEGDAAPQRQVDQAEDEVRVLQRRVEATRTQKASLADEIDAVNEQIAQVNERIRKSWVANPVAGTVLTTYAEKGEVVRPGEPLYTVAALDTLILRAYVSGGQLSNVKIGQRAQVFIDDGPDQRQSLEGRVTWVADEAEFTPTPIQTKEERVDFVYAVELRVPNPEGAAKIGMPADVSFGSEDVTSSSAAASSVPNQQ; translated from the coding sequence ATGTCCTCTTTCAGATTTTCCGTCCTGCTCGCGAGTCTTCTCGTGTTCGCCGTCGTCCTAGCCGGCTGCAATGGGGAGGACGAGGCCGACGCACACGGCACGTTTGAAGCTGACGAAGTGACCGTGTCGAGCGAGGCGGAGGGACAGCTCGTTCGGTTTTCCGTGGAGGAGGGAGATCGTCTCGCCGCCGCTCCACTGGGCAAAGGGCGACTGACACTTCGATCGTCGCAAGAGGATCCGGCGACTGGTCGAACCGTCGTTGGATTGGTCGACACGACGCAGCTTGCCCTGCAGCGCAGAGAGCTTCGGGCGCGTCGGCAGTCGATCCGTTCGAAGATGGCGAGCGTCACCGCGGAGGTTGAGGTTCGCGCGGAGCAGCTCCGGGCGGCGCGGCGCGAGTTGGAGCGCGTGCGGACGCTCCAAGAGGGGGATGCGGCTCCGCAGCGGCAGGTGGATCAGGCCGAAGACGAGGTGCGAGTGCTTCAGCGGCGCGTGGAGGCCACCCGGACTCAGAAGGCCAGTCTAGCCGACGAGATAGACGCCGTAAACGAGCAGATTGCGCAGGTCAACGAGCGGATCCGCAAGAGCTGGGTCGCGAATCCCGTCGCCGGCACGGTGCTCACTACCTACGCCGAGAAGGGAGAGGTGGTACGCCCCGGGGAGCCGCTCTACACTGTCGCTGCCCTCGACACCCTCATACTCCGGGCCTACGTGAGTGGGGGCCAGCTCTCGAACGTCAAGATTGGGCAGCGCGCCCAGGTGTTCATTGACGACGGCCCCGACCAGCGGCAGTCCTTGGAGGGGCGGGTGACCTGGGTGGCCGACGAGGCCGAGTTTACGCCGACGCCCATCCAGACGAAGGAAGAGCGCGTGGACTTTGTGTACGCCGTCGAACTTCGCGTTCCCAATCCCGAAGGCGCTGCCAAGATTGGAATGCCCGCGGACGTTTCGTTCGGATCGGAGGACGTCACTTCTTCGTCTGCGGCGGCCTCCTCTGTGCCCAATCAACAGTAG
- a CDS encoding ABC transporter ATP-binding protein, translating to MQNRTHAHNLDGGSTDDPVVWTENLVKTYGDEVALDGLSVSIQPGELFGFIGPDGAGKTTLFRILTSLLTPDEGTARVLGLDVVDDYRALRPRLGYMAGEFSLYPDLSVKENLQFYASVFGTTVEEQMDMIRPVYKQLKPFGDRRAADLSGGMKQKLALSCALVHRPDLLILDEPTTGVDAVSRRDFWDTLTQLSDEGLPVVVSTPYMDEASRCDRVALIQDGSILTVDAPEQIQRDYEWPLVAVRGPDHHQMLKALRSVDHGRSVFPFGDELHYADARHDKAPASVAEEVHAFLREQGFDEAEVRPIEAGIEDVFMALGSEA from the coding sequence ATGCAGAACAGGACGCACGCCCACAATCTAGATGGCGGCTCGACTGACGACCCGGTCGTCTGGACGGAGAACCTCGTCAAAACGTACGGGGATGAAGTGGCTCTCGACGGCCTCTCCGTGAGTATTCAACCCGGGGAGCTCTTCGGGTTTATCGGCCCGGACGGTGCGGGGAAGACCACCCTCTTTCGCATCTTGACCTCCTTGCTGACGCCGGATGAGGGCACAGCCCGCGTGCTTGGGCTCGATGTCGTGGACGATTATCGTGCGCTTCGCCCTCGTCTCGGCTACATGGCCGGGGAATTCTCGCTGTATCCAGACCTGTCGGTCAAGGAAAATCTCCAGTTCTATGCGTCGGTCTTCGGAACGACGGTAGAAGAGCAGATGGACATGATTCGGCCCGTCTACAAGCAGCTTAAACCGTTCGGCGACCGGCGCGCAGCGGACCTCTCCGGCGGGATGAAGCAGAAGCTGGCCTTGTCTTGCGCCCTCGTTCACCGCCCCGACTTGCTCATCCTCGACGAGCCCACCACCGGGGTCGACGCCGTCAGCCGCCGCGATTTCTGGGACACGCTCACTCAGCTTTCGGATGAAGGCCTGCCCGTCGTCGTCTCCACACCGTACATGGACGAGGCGAGTCGCTGCGACCGTGTGGCGCTTATCCAGGACGGATCGATTCTCACCGTCGATGCCCCCGAACAAATACAACGGGACTACGAGTGGCCCCTGGTTGCCGTGCGCGGCCCGGATCACCACCAGATGTTGAAGGCTCTCCGCAGTGTAGACCACGGGCGGTCGGTCTTTCCGTTCGGGGATGAACTCCACTACGCCGACGCTCGGCACGATAAAGCGCCCGCCTCGGTGGCCGAGGAGGTGCACGCGTTCTTACGCGAGCAGGGGTTCGACGAGGCTGAGGTTCGGCCCATTGAGGCCGGGATTGAAGACGTGTTTATGGCGCTCGGCTCCGAGGCTTAA
- a CDS encoding ABC transporter ATP-binding protein, translating into MSAITALNLTRRFGDFTAVDHISFEIEEGEVFGFLGANGAGKTTSIRMLTGLLEPTEGEAQVAGYDVRTEPEQVKRHIGYMSQKFALYDDLTVKENIRLYGGIYDLPHSEIRKRRDRLLQRLGFEHAADERVGSIPLGWKQKLAFSVALLHEPGVVFLDEPTSGVDPVTRRQFWEMIYEAASDGTTVLVTTHYMDEAEYCDRVSIMVEGTIDALGSPATLKSDYAAETMDDVFVKVATSGES; encoded by the coding sequence ATGTCAGCAATCACGGCACTGAACTTAACGCGCCGATTTGGGGACTTCACGGCCGTTGATCACATCTCCTTTGAGATTGAAGAGGGAGAGGTCTTCGGCTTCCTCGGGGCCAACGGCGCAGGGAAAACGACCTCAATCCGGATGCTCACCGGCCTTCTGGAGCCGACAGAGGGGGAGGCGCAGGTGGCCGGGTACGACGTACGCACCGAGCCGGAGCAGGTCAAGCGTCACATCGGCTACATGAGCCAGAAGTTTGCGCTATACGATGACCTGACGGTAAAAGAAAATATCCGCCTGTACGGCGGCATCTACGATCTTCCTCATAGCGAAATCCGAAAGCGCCGCGATCGGCTACTCCAGCGCCTTGGCTTTGAGCACGCGGCCGACGAGCGGGTCGGCTCCATTCCACTGGGGTGGAAGCAAAAGCTTGCCTTTTCGGTCGCGCTGCTCCACGAACCGGGCGTCGTCTTTCTCGACGAGCCGACGAGCGGCGTCGATCCCGTCACGCGCCGGCAGTTCTGGGAGATGATTTACGAGGCGGCTTCGGATGGCACCACGGTGCTCGTGACGACCCACTACATGGACGAAGCCGAGTACTGCGACCGCGTATCGATCATGGTCGAGGGCACGATCGACGCGCTCGGTTCCCCTGCGACACTCAAGTCCGACTACGCGGCCGAGACGATGGACGACGTGTTTGTGAAAGTGGCGACATCCGGTGAGTCGTGA
- a CDS encoding ABC transporter permease, with protein sequence MMNAFFGLIRKEVYHILRDRRTLTVLLLMPLVQVLLFGYAIRTDVEDIRLALVTPSPDAETHRLKATLEGSDRFHVTRLLRSTDQLESLFQQGAIDQALVVESDFASALRAPSGAGVLLITDAMNPNIGRIRQDYAQALLGDYEQSLNTSAGGIPFRIETRARYNPTLESAYFFVPGLLAFVLTIVSALMTALSIAREKETGTMETMLVSPLQQWQVVSGKVVPYVVVGFANAVTVLGVAYSVFDVPLRGSLGLLLGESLLFVLVCLSLGIFISTRTDSQRTAMMGTLVGLMLPTTLLSGMIFPISSMPDWLQPVTHVVPAKWFVHIIREILLKGAGLDLLGLETLVLVGMAGVFLGASTLSFNVRLE encoded by the coding sequence ATGATGAATGCATTCTTCGGGCTCATCCGCAAGGAAGTCTACCACATTTTGCGGGATAGGCGCACGCTGACGGTTCTTCTCCTGATGCCGCTGGTGCAGGTGCTGCTCTTTGGGTACGCTATTCGGACGGACGTGGAGGACATTCGACTCGCCCTCGTGACCCCGAGTCCCGATGCAGAGACCCATCGGCTGAAGGCCACGCTCGAGGGCTCCGATCGTTTTCACGTAACCCGCTTGCTGCGGAGCACCGATCAACTGGAGTCGCTCTTTCAGCAGGGTGCCATCGACCAGGCCCTGGTCGTAGAGTCAGACTTTGCGTCGGCGCTTCGAGCCCCGTCCGGCGCGGGGGTGCTTCTCATCACCGACGCCATGAATCCCAACATCGGGCGCATCCGGCAGGACTACGCACAGGCCCTGCTGGGCGACTACGAACAGTCCCTCAATACAAGCGCCGGAGGCATCCCTTTCCGAATCGAAACGCGCGCCCGCTACAATCCGACGCTCGAGTCGGCCTACTTCTTCGTGCCGGGCCTGCTGGCGTTCGTGCTCACCATCGTATCGGCCCTCATGACGGCCCTTTCCATTGCCCGTGAGAAAGAGACCGGTACTATGGAGACGATGCTCGTCTCTCCCCTGCAGCAGTGGCAGGTGGTCTCCGGGAAAGTCGTTCCGTACGTGGTGGTCGGCTTTGCGAATGCGGTCACGGTACTTGGCGTAGCCTACTCGGTGTTCGACGTGCCCTTACGCGGAAGCCTCGGTCTACTGCTAGGGGAGAGCCTCCTCTTTGTGCTCGTGTGTCTCAGCCTCGGGATTTTTATCTCCACGCGGACCGACTCCCAGCGAACGGCCATGATGGGGACGCTCGTCGGTCTCATGCTACCGACCACCCTCCTTTCGGGGATGATTTTTCCGATTTCGAGCATGCCGGATTGGCTCCAGCCGGTCACGCACGTCGTGCCGGCCAAGTGGTTCGTTCACATCATCCGGGAGATCCTGCTGAAGGGAGCCGGCCTCGACCTTCTGGGACTCGAGACGCTGGTTCTGGTCGGGATGGCTGGCGTTTTCCTGGGGGCCAGCACGCTCAGCTTTAACGTTCGCCTCGAATGA
- a CDS encoding ABC transporter permease: protein MRTIFYLVQKETLQVLRDRVMLFQIIMIPVVQLLLVTSAATFEVRQADVQFVDNDHSQASRRVSEAFAASERFSITEHSSSAENASRSLQAGQVDLTLHVPAGFDRELNRGEQPAVRLVVSGEKASAGVIQSYAQQILQGVAADLGAEQSPQLQSTAPAKRAQLDVGARLWYNVTLEYDDFMAPGILTILVTIIGTLLTAQNIAREKEIGTIEQLNVTPLTKGEFIVGKLLPFWALGLLEFAVGLGIAWLAFDIPFEGSLFLLFGVAGIYLTSALGIGLWISASVDTQQQAMFVTYFVLVLYLFMSGLFTPVTSMPAWAEWFAELSPLKHFIEVVRGVLMKGAGPMEIWQPTAILLAYGILILTVAVRQYSKTKA, encoded by the coding sequence ATGCGCACAATCTTCTATCTGGTACAGAAAGAGACCCTACAGGTCCTTCGAGATCGGGTCATGCTGTTTCAGATCATCATGATTCCGGTCGTGCAACTGCTTCTCGTGACGAGTGCAGCTACGTTTGAGGTGCGGCAGGCCGACGTTCAATTCGTAGACAACGACCACAGCCAGGCGTCGCGACGGGTGAGCGAGGCCTTTGCGGCCTCCGAGCGATTTTCGATTACCGAGCATTCGTCTTCCGCGGAGAACGCGAGTCGAAGCCTTCAAGCGGGGCAGGTTGACCTCACGTTGCATGTGCCTGCGGGCTTCGACCGTGAGCTAAATCGGGGAGAGCAGCCGGCCGTTCGGCTCGTCGTGAGCGGCGAGAAGGCCTCGGCCGGCGTGATTCAGTCCTACGCCCAGCAAATTCTCCAGGGCGTGGCCGCGGACCTCGGTGCCGAGCAGTCGCCGCAACTCCAATCGACGGCTCCGGCGAAGCGGGCTCAGCTCGACGTGGGGGCCCGCTTGTGGTACAATGTGACGCTCGAATACGACGACTTCATGGCGCCGGGCATCCTCACGATCCTCGTCACGATTATCGGGACACTGCTCACCGCTCAGAACATCGCCCGCGAGAAGGAGATCGGAACCATTGAGCAGCTCAACGTGACGCCCCTCACGAAAGGAGAGTTCATTGTTGGGAAACTGCTGCCCTTCTGGGCGCTCGGGCTGCTGGAATTCGCTGTGGGATTGGGGATCGCGTGGCTCGCCTTTGACATCCCGTTCGAAGGCAGTCTTTTCCTTCTCTTCGGTGTGGCGGGAATCTACCTGACGAGTGCTCTCGGCATCGGGCTGTGGATTTCTGCGTCCGTCGACACGCAACAACAGGCCATGTTCGTCACGTACTTCGTGCTCGTCCTGTACCTATTTATGAGCGGCCTCTTTACCCCGGTCACGAGCATGCCGGCCTGGGCGGAGTGGTTCGCTGAGCTGAGCCCGCTGAAGCACTTCATTGAGGTCGTTCGGGGCGTACTCATGAAGGGCGCGGGGCCGATGGAGATCTGGCAGCCGACAGCCATCCTGTTGGCGTACGGCATTCTCATCCTGACGGTGGCCGTGCGGCAGTACTCGAAGACGAAAGCTTAG
- a CDS encoding nuclear transport factor 2 family protein yields MQNFMLFDNNGNPLIPASSGPPLTRPFPFPLQSSGSIVSSLLLALLLAAILPAVLLSPRPAYAQVGEDAPLFREIATMDSLLFVEGFNGCDLSTTRSVLAEELDFYHDQSGIQDKPQFMAAIEQNICSSPERKPIRRLVGGSMEVFPLYRDGTLYGALQSGQHEFYIQEPEKQPYKTSIAQFTHVWIRDGEEWRLTEVLSYDHQASSE; encoded by the coding sequence ATGCAGAATTTCATGCTCTTCGACAACAATGGAAATCCACTGATTCCCGCTTCTTCCGGTCCCCCATTGACGCGCCCTTTCCCATTTCCCCTGCAGTCCTCAGGGAGTATCGTATCGTCCCTTCTTCTCGCTCTCCTTTTAGCTGCCATTTTACCGGCCGTTCTTCTGTCTCCTCGCCCCGCATACGCGCAGGTCGGAGAAGACGCGCCGCTCTTTCGGGAGATTGCCACGATGGATAGCCTGCTCTTCGTGGAGGGATTCAACGGCTGTGACCTTTCGACCACCCGCTCGGTCCTGGCTGAAGAACTCGACTTCTACCACGATCAGTCCGGTATTCAGGACAAGCCTCAGTTCATGGCGGCCATCGAACAGAACATCTGTTCTTCTCCCGAGCGAAAGCCGATCCGGAGACTGGTGGGTGGAAGCATGGAGGTTTTCCCCCTCTATCGCGATGGCACGCTGTACGGGGCCCTCCAGTCTGGACAGCATGAGTTCTACATCCAAGAGCCGGAGAAGCAGCCCTACAAGACCAGCATCGCCCAGTTTACCCACGTCTGGATTCGTGATGGTGAGGAATGGCGTCTCACCGAGGTGTTGAGTTACGACCATCAGGCCTCATCTGAATGA
- a CDS encoding adenosylhomocysteinase — MDHKEGQYKVRDLSLADEGRKRIEWAESRMPVLMQLREEYSDSKPFEGYKIAGCLHVTKETAVLVETLQACGAEVAWSGCNPLSTQDDIAAALANNGTEIYAWHGLDTDDFYWCIERTIDTPPHLTLDDGADLIFTVHSDHQDMMDHIIGGSEETTTGVHRLRAMDNDGKLQYPVYAVNDAETKWDFDNVYGTGQSTIDGILRATSTLIAGKNFVVAGYGHCGRGVATRAKGMGANTIVTEVRPATALKATLDGHQVMSMDEAAEKGDIFVTATGMKDVIRGRHFLKMKDGAIVANTGHYDVELNLEELAELSTDAREVRENNREYTKENGERVYVLGDGRLVNLAAAEGHPSEVMDMSFANQFRAHLDLVQRHESGEMLEDKVYDIPQEMDDEIARVKLNTMGVEIDGLSEEQEHYATDYSAGT, encoded by the coding sequence ATGGACCACAAGGAAGGACAATACAAAGTTCGCGATCTCAGTTTGGCCGACGAGGGGCGCAAGCGCATTGAATGGGCCGAGAGCCGAATGCCCGTTCTCATGCAGCTGCGCGAAGAATATTCTGACTCAAAGCCGTTTGAGGGCTACAAGATCGCCGGGTGTTTGCACGTGACGAAGGAGACTGCCGTGCTCGTGGAAACCCTGCAGGCCTGCGGCGCTGAGGTGGCTTGGAGTGGATGTAACCCGCTCTCGACGCAGGACGACATTGCTGCGGCGCTTGCCAACAACGGGACGGAGATTTACGCCTGGCACGGCCTCGACACCGACGACTTCTACTGGTGCATCGAACGGACGATCGACACGCCGCCGCACCTGACGCTCGACGATGGAGCGGACCTCATCTTTACGGTCCACTCCGACCACCAGGACATGATGGACCACATCATCGGCGGCAGTGAGGAGACGACGACCGGCGTGCATCGCCTCCGCGCGATGGACAACGACGGCAAGCTGCAGTATCCGGTCTACGCCGTTAACGACGCCGAGACGAAGTGGGACTTTGACAACGTTTACGGCACGGGGCAGAGCACGATCGACGGCATTCTGCGCGCCACCAGTACCCTCATCGCGGGCAAAAACTTCGTCGTTGCGGGTTATGGCCACTGCGGCCGTGGCGTTGCCACCCGTGCGAAGGGCATGGGCGCCAACACGATCGTGACCGAGGTGCGGCCCGCGACGGCCCTCAAGGCCACGCTCGATGGCCATCAGGTCATGAGCATGGACGAGGCCGCTGAGAAGGGCGACATCTTCGTGACGGCCACCGGCATGAAGGACGTGATCCGCGGGCGCCACTTCCTGAAGATGAAGGACGGTGCGATTGTCGCCAATACGGGCCACTACGACGTGGAGCTCAACCTTGAAGAGCTAGCAGAGCTTTCCACTGATGCCCGTGAGGTGCGTGAGAACAACCGCGAGTACACGAAAGAAAACGGCGAGCGCGTGTACGTTCTCGGCGACGGCCGCCTTGTGAATCTCGCCGCGGCGGAGGGGCACCCGAGCGAAGTGATGGACATGAGCTTCGCCAACCAGTTCCGCGCTCACCTCGATCTCGTCCAGCGCCACGAGTCCGGCGAGATGCTTGAGGATAAGGTGTATGACATCCCGCAGGAGATGGACGACGAGATTGCCCGCGTGAAGCTCAACACGATGGGCGTTGAGATCGACGGCCTTTCCGAGGAGCAGGAACATTACGCCACGGACTATTCCGCTGGCACCTGA
- a CDS encoding OsmC family protein, translating into MATVKESKRLNGVDLEVLNETISALQNDPALGKSQFRARNKWVSGNHNRSTISEFYTAKEEMTHKQSFELHADEPPILAGNDEAPNPVEHLLNALASCVTTSIVAHAAVRGIEIEEMEAELEGDIDLNGFLGLDMGVPKGYTDIRMTYRVKTDATNAAKLRSLADFSPVYHTITNGAKVDIDIQPM; encoded by the coding sequence ATGGCTACAGTCAAAGAATCAAAACGGCTTAATGGCGTCGACCTGGAGGTTCTCAACGAAACGATTAGTGCCCTGCAAAACGACCCTGCCCTCGGCAAAAGTCAGTTTCGGGCCCGTAACAAGTGGGTAAGCGGCAACCACAACCGCTCAACTATTTCCGAGTTTTACACTGCCAAGGAGGAAATGACCCACAAGCAGTCCTTCGAGTTGCACGCCGACGAACCGCCCATCCTGGCCGGCAACGACGAGGCGCCCAACCCCGTCGAGCACCTGCTCAATGCTCTGGCTAGCTGTGTGACGACGAGCATCGTCGCGCACGCGGCCGTTCGCGGCATCGAAATCGAGGAAATGGAAGCCGAATTGGAAGGCGACATCGACCTCAACGGTTTCCTGGGCCTCGACATGGGCGTGCCGAAAGGCTACACGGACATCCGCATGACCTATCGGGTAAAAACCGACGCCACCAACGCGGCCAAGCTCCGAAGCCTGGCCGACTTTTCACCGGTCTACCACACGATTACGAACGGTGCCAAGGTGGACATCGACATTCAGCCGATGTGA